The following coding sequences are from one Hydra vulgaris chromosome 04, alternate assembly HydraT2T_AEP window:
- the LOC105843961 gene encoding uncharacterized protein LOC105843961 isoform X2 — protein sequence MFQLSEFNLDVTKIMLLHKIFLVFLISIHQCWSMNVLLNAIFWEKKPFIFETSDGRIDGIIPKMFQEGENYCGNETFKLILYQKHVPSRKKFQELLQSEIQYGERDLLEVAKEKAIWFPDDSFNTSHYQLQRRGLRSFQLMKSDSLAIIVPRYMISLPIKMLRGIYSCRQILVLTMMLALIFGMIIWFIERTYNSEFSKYFVKGSATGLWWSVVSMTTVGYGDIVPRSIFGKIIACIWLFIGVVIACLMTATVTQVINGLDGLDIVDQKVSALENSYELKAAEEMYNAHVLPAESYFEVLELVRNGTAFAAVINVDSAAWIQKEINDDKQDVPLRIIKIVPAHLQINCLISTNLSKQAKDAFNCMYDQKDEVYSQSIDHFRRICHTQTLYVDSITEMFRKSTLYRLLIGILFVLVCLGLGFEFQMRRNNNENVGKNFKQLRAESLF from the coding sequence ATGTTCCAATTATCAGAGTTCAATTTGGATGTTACAAAAATCATGCtattgcataaaatatttttagtatttttaatatcaatacaCCAATGTTGGTCAATGAATGTACTGCTAAATGCTATATTTTGGGAGAAAAAACCGTTTATATTTGAAACATCTGACGGAAGAATTGACGGTATTATACCAAAAATGTTTCAAGAAGGAGAAAACTATTGTggtaatgaaacttttaaattgatattatatCAAAAACACGTTCCATCacgaaaaaaatttcaagaactTCTTCAATCTGAAATACAATATGGCGAACGTGATTTGTTAGAAGTTGCCAAAGAGAAAGCGATTTGGTTTCCTGATGATTCTTTTAACACGTCGCATTATCAGTTACAACGTAGGGGTTTACGCTCCTTTCAATTAATGAAATCCGATAGTCTTGCCATTATTGTACCTCGTTACATGATATCACTGCCTATTAAAATGCTTCGTGGTATTTATTCCTGCCGCCAGATATTAGTTTTAACAATGATGTTAGCATTAATTTTTGGTATGATTATTTGGTTTATTGAACGCACGTACAACAGTGagttttcaaaatactttgtGAAGGGTTCAGCAACAGGACTTTGGTGGAGTGTAGTCTCAATGACTACGGTTGGATATGGAGACATTGTACCTCGATCTATTTTCGGAAAAATAATAGCCTGCATTTGGCTGTTCATAGGAGTAGTTATTGCTTGCCTAATGACCGCAACAGTTACGCAAGTTATCAACGGGCTGGATGGTCTAGATATAGTTGATCAGAAAGTGTCTGCGCTTGAAAACTCTTACGAGCTTAAAGCTGCTGAAGAAATGTACAATGCTCATGTGCTACCTGCGGAGTCATACTTTGAAGTTTTAGAATTGGTAAGAAATGGAACAGCTTTTGCTGCGGTTATTAATGTTGACAGTGCTGCTTGGATTCAAAAGGAAATAAATGATGATAAGCAAGATGTTCCGTTGCGCATCATTAAAATAGTTCCAGCACATTTACAAATCAATTGTCTTATCTCTACGAATTTGTCAAAACAAGCTAAAGATGCATTTAACTGCATGTATGATCAAAAGGATGAAGTATACAGCCAATCAATTGACCATTTTCGAAGAATTTGTCATACGCAGACTTTGTATGTGGATTCAATTACCGAAATGTTCAGAAAAAGTACTTTATATAGGCTTCTAATCGGAATTTTGTTTGTATTAGTATGTCTGGGATTAGGATTTGAATTTCAGATGCGAAGAAACAACAACGAAAAtgttggaaaaaattttaaacaactccGTGcagaaagtttattttag